In Bacteroidales bacterium, the genomic window TTTTTACGGTTCCGTCAGGTTCGGGAATTGCGCCACACGAAAACACAACATTGGGCACATAGCCCGTAATTTCGTAGGTTTCCTCCGGCTGAAGAATCCATTCATCGCCTACTGCTATTATTTTTGCAGGATTATTTAAATCGTGCAAAGCAACACCAAGCCGATAAACACTGCCCGACATGGTTGGGTAAACACCATGATAAATATTGAGCCATCCGCGCGGAGTTTTAATGGGCGTTGCACCGGGCCCGATTTTCATTTCATCCCAATGATACTGCACGGGCTTCATTATCAATTCCGAATCTCCCCAATACCTCAGGTCGGGCGAAAAAGAAATCCAGATAGCCCAGGGCGAAATGTCGGAATGAGGACGATCCAGGCGCGCATACAATCCGTTAAACTTTTCGGGGAAAATTACCACATTTCTAAAATCGGCTTCGGTAATCATCGAAAATCGTTCTACGGATTGAAAATCTTTGGTTTTTGCCAGTCCAATCCTCACACCATGCTGCGAATAAGCACTGTAGGTGATTAGGTACTCACCATCGATAAATACAATGCGGGGATCTTCTACTCCATAAGCTTCGTAGGTTTTAAAAACTCCTTCGGTAGCAGGTGTTAAAAACGGTTCTGAATCTACCTTAAAATTAAACCCATCGCTACTCACAGCTTTTCCAATAATGCTCCGACCATTTAGGTTGTGTGACCTAAAAAGCATGATGTATTCGTCATTGTGTTTTGCCATGCCGGCATTGTGTACCGTTGCCACCGGATACGGAATATCGTCCTTAGTGAGAATAGGATTGTTGGGATATCTTTTAATTAATGTTTTCTTCATTTTTAGTGTTTTAATTATTGTTGTCCATTAAATTATGTCGTCCCTGCGGGTCTTGATTATTTCTCTCAACTTTTTCTCTACCCATATTTTGTCCCTAAAGAAACAGCTCCGTTAAAAGCTAAATTTAGGTAGAAAAAATTAGGAAACACCAATTTAACCAAGTCCCGCAGGGACGCAATTTATCAGACATTTAAGCATCAATCGTTTCATTTTACCAGACAACAATGTGTTATCTTATTCTTTAAGGTAGTAATCCTCTTGTGCTTTCAACACATTTAAATAGGAAATTAAATAGGCCAAAGTACTTTCAGCTCCCTGATTTTGGTTTACGCCATAGCTCTCAAGGCCATCAAAACAACCTTTTGTTTCATGGTTAAAGAGATTCATTCGCAAATCATTTTCTCCCAGGAACCATTTAAAGGATTTGAATAATTTACTTAAATATTTTTTGTCGTTCGAGATATTGTAGGCTTGTCGAAACATCAAAACCATCCCCATAGCATCGATAGGCTGCTGGGCAAATACAGATCGTTCACCATCTTTTTTAAACCATTTTTCGTTTCCAATAACAGATAAGTATCCATTACGCATGGTGTGATCCATTAAAAAATGCATCGAATCGAAAGCAACTTTTCTAACAGCATCTTCATTCAAAATCTCAGCTGCATGGAGCATTGCTAAGGGAAGTATGGCATTATCATAGGCCAATAGCTGTTCAAACCAATTCCAGTTATCATGTGAGTTTTGCTCATAATGCTCAACTAAAACATGGGTCAGCTTTCTCAGTCTTTCGATCATCACATCATCCGACATATTACTCCTTAAATAGTGACAAACGCCTGTTACTGTATTGGCAATGCTTCTAATGGATTTCAGCTTATCGAAAACCGGTGTGGCTTTATCGAAAATAAGTCTGCCAATTTGGTAATAAGAGTCGTTAGGTGAATTATCCAGCATATATCCAATTGCCCAAATCGTTCTTCCAAAAGAATCTTCCGATCCTACCTCGTCGAGGAATTGCCTGTTAAAGCTCATGAAGTTTCTAAAAGTGCCACCGGGATTTTGCATATAATGAATGTAACTCAGATAGATCGGGCACAACCTAAGGGCAGAAGTGTCTTTTTTAACTTTATAGGTCATCAGAGCCATCAGCAGCGCCCTGGAATTATCGTCAAGGCAATAGCCCTCTTTAAGGTTGGGTATTCCAAATTTCGCATGTTGAATTATGCCGGCATCATCGGTAAGACGCTTTACATGCTCAATAGAAAACGCTGGTAAAAGAGAAATATCGAAGGGGATAACCTCTTTCTTTTCAATTTTAATATCTTCATCAACTACTTTTTCAACTATGTCATTGTAGATGGAACCAATTTTTGGCCAGGTTATCTTTCTTCCGTGCTCTAAAGCTTTCTTGCGTATCGCAAGGCGCTTTTCGGGATTATCAAGCAGGTCTATTAAAATGTTTGACAACTCATCGGTATCGCCGAAATCAAAGAGAACACCTCTGCCGTGGCTCAATAGCTCAGTAGCATGCCAGTAGGGAGTTGAGACAACTGCAGAGCCTGTTCCCACGGCATAAGCGAGCGTTCCACTGGTTATCTGTGCCTCATTTAAATAGGGTGTAATGTAGATATCGGATGCATACAAATACTTAAAGAGCTCTTCTTGTGTTGCAAATTTGTTGAGCAAAACCACATTTTTCTCAAGTTTTAAGTCTTCGATGAGTTGGGTTAAGTAAAGACGATACTCCTCTCCCGAATGCCTGATTACGTTGGGATGGGTTTTACCCAAAACAATATATAAAACATCCGGATGCTTTTCGACTACCTTGGGCAGCGCTTGTATGGCAGTCTCAATACCCTTGTTTCGGCCAACAAAGCCAAATGTGAGCATGACCTTTTTCTTTTCGAGCTTAAACTCCTTCTTTACCTCCTCCTGAATATACCGGAAGTTGGGCACACCATGTTCTGCATAGGCAATCTTCTCTCTTGGGACTTCATAAATCTCAACAAGCATTTCTATTGCTTTGTAGCTCATAACCACTATCCGGTTGGCCATCTTACAAATCCGTTGCAGTATTTCTTTCTGGGCGAAAGAGGGAGATTGTATCACGGTGTGCAGTGTTACTATAAGCGGCACATCCAACTGGTGGAGCAAGGGCAAAATATACACCCCGTCCTTGCCACCAAAAACACCAAACTCATGCTGCAATATGCAACAATCGGCACCGCTCATGTTTATGTATTTTGCGGCAACCAGATAATCTTCCTGAAACTCTTGCCTAATGGAAAGCTTCACCTCTTCGGGATAGTTTAACTCCTCCTCAGAATCGTTGATGGCTATGATGAAACTCTTTTTATGGTGAGGTTCATCAATATCCGAAGCCACCATGGAATTGAAAAGATTTCTGGTAAAAGTCCCTATCCCACATTGGCGGGGAGGATATGTTGCAATATAAGCATTTTTCATACTTTATGTTTTAGTTCAAAAAACTAACGGGCTGTTCAACAAATGGTTCACTTGGCATTTACCCTGTTTCAAGAGTAGTTTCGCGTGTTTTTATTTACAATTAACCATTATGATTTCGTTCTAAAAAGTCAGCGTTCATCGAATTTAAATTCACTTACCGCTACCCTTCCGATAAATTTAAAGGATAAAGGCATTTGACTTTTTGAAATGGACTTAATCATATAAATCTTGGCCCGAATCGGAATAAGACTCATAAAATGAACGGATTATAGAAACATGTTTCGAAAAGGAGGGCTACGGGTGTTTGACTAATGTGCAGAATTACGCATCGCATCAAGAGCTTTTTTGTGTAGGATTACAACTTTTATGAAAAAGTAAAATCCCTACCAGTTTCAACCCGTAAGCCAAAGCTGGAAACTTTTGGCACATCGCCAGAAATGACATCAAACTGAACGAAAATGTTAACCAGTTAAATGGGTTCGACTAATTGGAGGAAGGTTCACAATAGATCCCCAATCAGGTGTACATATCTATCTTTTCGAATAAACGTTTTAGTTGAAGACCCACCAGATGAGTTTCTTAACCAAGTAAAAACTCCCGAAGGCCAATGCGTCTTCGGGAGCTTTTTTATTATAAATCAGTCACCTTGTGAATTCGGTCTAAACCTAAAACATTAGTCAGAAGGTTCGTTTGTTGGCCTGGCGGTATTCACCGGGTGACTTTTTCTAAACACCAGTCACCATTGGGAATTATCGCGGCTTTCTGCTGAATAATATTGGTAGTTTTGTAAAATGACAGCTAGAAATAAAAATCTGCAATCCATATTGGATAAATTGGGAATCCAGGAGCTCAATCAGATGCAGCAGGATGCGCACAAAGCCATCCGAACACATTCCGAGATAGTGCTTTTATCACCCACGGGAACGGGAAAAACCCTGGGTTTCCTCTTGCCCATTATTGCCGATCTCGATCCTGACTGCAAGGAAGTCCAGGTTTTGATTTTAGTCCCTTCACGCGAATTAGCCATCCAGATAGAGCAAGTTACACGTGAAATGGGAAGCGGTTTTAAAACCAATGCTGTGTATGGTGGAAGGGTCGGATCGAAGGATAAAATTGATCTGGCGCACCCTCCGGCTATTTTAATTGGAACTCCGGGTAGAATTGCCGATCACATGCGGCGACAAACCGTTTCGACGAAAAGAATAAAAACTTTGGTGTTGGATGAGTTTGATAAATCCCTGGAAGTGGGCTTTGAAAAAGAGATGATGGAAATCGTTGAAGCCTTACCAGCTGTCGAAAAAAAGATCCTCACCTCTGCTACCCAAAACATTGAAATACCTGAATTTGTCGGGATCAAAAATGCCGAAAGGTTGGATTACCTGCATGAGGCTCCAAAACTACTCACCATCAAAACCATTATTTCTCCATCAAAAGATAAGTTGAATACCCTTGTGAAATTGCTGGCATTCGTTGGTGATGCAAGCGGAATTGTATTTTGTAATTTCAAGGAAACCATTCAATATGTGAGCGACTTTCTCAACGAAAATCACATCCCCCATGCTTGTTTTTATGGCGGGCTTGAGCAAATTGATCGCGAACGCGCATTGATAAAATTCAGAAACGGCACCCATCGTTTATTGGTCGCCACCGATCTGGCTGCCCGGGGCATCGATGTCCCCGAAATGGATTTCATCATCCATTATCAGCTTCCACCAAAGGAGCGTGAATTTATACACCGCAACGGACGAACAGCAAGGATGCACAGCAATGGCACCGCCTACGTTTTGAAATGGGAAAATGAAGATCTACCTGATTTCATCAAAGGATCGGAAGAGCAAGAAATTAAAGCCATATATGCACCGGTTAAAAGTAAATGGGCAACGCTTTTCGTTTCGGGTGGTAAGAAGGATAAGATTTCCAAAGGCGACATTGCTGGATTGTTTTTCAAGCTGGGAAATCTTGACAAGGACGAACTGGGAACCATCGAATTAAAACAGGATTGTGCTTTCGTAGCGGTACCTGCCACAAAATCGGCTGAATTGATTAAACAGTTAAACAACAGCAAACTTAAAAAGAAAAAGGTGCGGGTAAGTTTGCTGGAATAAAACGAATAGAATTATTGGTCAAGTGGCTGACATCGAATCGTCAAAAATAAACCCATCAGGAGTCACCCGGTGAATGCTGTTTGAGATTGAAACGTTCCTTTGAGAGGCAGAGCTTCTATTTGAAGTTATTCACGGAGTGACTTTTCACAAACACCAGTCACACCGTGAATTCTGCTTGAGCATAAAACGCTATTTTCGGGGAGCAGAACTTCTGCCTTGGGTTATTCACGGCGTGACTTTTACCAGCATTTCGCAGTCACACCGGGAATTTTGTCTGAGATCGAAACGCTCTTTTTGAAAGGCAGAGCTTCTGTTTGGAGTTATTCACGGCGTGACTTTCACGAGTGTTTTGCAGTCACACCGTGAATTCTGCTTGAGCATAAAACGCTCTTTTCGGGGAGCAGAACTTCTGCCTTGGGTTATTCACGGCGTGACTTTTACCAGCATTTTGCAGTCACACCGTGAATTTTGTCTGAGATTGAAACGCTCTTTTCGGGAAGCAGAGCTTCTGTCTTGGGTTATTCACGGCGTGACTTGTCGCCCAGATACATCAACATATTTTGCAGCAAGCGTCTTATTCACGAGCTTTCCCTGCCTCAAGCCTGCATAATCTCTTGCCGAAGAGTATTCCCAGTCTGTACTTCGTTTCACCAACCCTGCTCTTACAGGATTTTGATGGATGTAATCGAAACATATTTGCGGGTATTGCATTTCAGGAATGGTAATGTTCATTTGTGTAATTCCATCTTGTATAAAAAAAGATGGTGCTATTCCTTTCGGACAATTTATACATTCTGCTTTTGTTTTTTCGCGAAATAATTTTCCGCTTAGGCCATTTTGAATATTGAAAGCACGGGTGTAAGAACGCAGCATAATCCCAATGGAGTCATTAAGTGATCGTGGCTTTTGTCTGTTTTTATCTTGAACAGCCTCTTTTATGCTTGAACATTCTATTTCTACCTTATTCACTAACACCATAAAATGAAAGTGATTGGGCATTAAACACCATGCAAGAAGGTCAGCATAGGGGCTGATAAATGTTTTGACCTTTTTCAGAAAGTAAAAATAGTTGTCCTGATTTAAAAAAACCTTACACCTGTTGTTGCCCTGATTGTAAATGTGGTAGAGGTATCCTGTTTCAAAAATCATAGTATTTTTTGGGGTTAAAGATAGAATGTTTTTATCAGTCACAAGTATTTTGCAGTCACACCGTGAATTCTGTCTGAGATTGAAGCGCTCTTTTCGGGAATCAGAGCTGCTATTTGAAGTTATTCACGGAGTGACTTTTCACAAACACCAGTCACACCGTGAATTCTGCTTGAGCATAAAATGCTCTTTTCGGGGAGCAGAACTTCTGCCTTGGGTTATTCACGGCGTGACTTTTACCAGCATTTCGCAGTCACACCGTGAATTTTGTCTGGGATCGAAACATTCTTTTGGAAAGCAGAACTTCTGCCTTGGGTTATTCACGGCGTGACTTTCACCGAAACTTTATCAGTCACACCGTGAATTCTGCCTGAGATCGAAACGCTCTGTTAGGAAGCAGAGCTTCTGTCTTGGGTTATTCACGGCGTGACTTTCACCGAAACTTTAACAGTCACACCGTGAATTTTGTCTGAGATCGAAACACCTATTCAAAATCCTTTTTAACTTTGGGCGATTTTTTAGAATCAATCATTTTGGGAATGAGTAGCAAACCGTCATGGGCATGGCAAAAAACCGATTCAACGGGTAAATAACTATGACCTTGAGAAAAAAGTCGTAATTTTGAAACTGAATTTAAACACAAAAAGTGATGCAAACTATACAGATAAAGATAAGCAATAGCGACTTTCAAAAGTATAACTTAGGAAATAGGGAAATCAAATTTACGGATTTGGTGGATTTGATTAGTAAAGAATATGCTCGAAAAGCACTCTTGGAATGCAATGAAATTGCAGGAAAAGAAGGGCTTTCACAAATGACAATGGATGAAATAAACGCTGAAATAAAGGCTGTAAGAGATGCGAAAACTCATTCTTGATACAAACATTATTGTCTCAGCTCTGATTTCAAACTCTATCCCGACAAAAATTTTATATGAATTGGTGTTAACCCAAAAGGTAAAAACTTGTCTTTCAGAAGAAATATTCGCAGAGTATGTGGAAGTGATGAATAGGGAAAAATTCACCAAATACACCAACTTCAAGTTAAAAACGGATATTGTGTTAAACAAGCTTCGTGAAATATCAAAATTTTACAAAACAGACCGAAAGATTGAAATTTTAACTGATACAAGTGATAACAAATTTTTGGAGCTGGCTGCCGTAAGTTCAGCAGACTATTTAATCACGGGGAACATACTTGATTTTCATCTAACAGAATTTGAATACACCAGGATAATGACACCGAGAGAATACTGGGATTACTTTGACCCGAAAAAATAGCTAACAATAATTCCAGTAGAACATGACCCTAAAGCAGCTCAAACCCCGCAAGGCACTCAATAAAGCGTTTCTGAAATTAAAGCCTAACCGCGCCGATATCGATACGTTTAAGAAACATCTTATCCAACTGCTCGACAGGATGAACGAACGGGAGTCGGAGGAGTTTCATAAAAATCTGGTCTCCGATTTTCTCAAAGAGACCTACTACAAAGAGCGTCATTTTATTAATACAAAAGGCCGAAACGACCTGGTGATCCACAACACCAACAGCGCCACCGGCAGCGTGGGTGTGATAATAGAAGCCAAAAAGCCAACCAACTATTCGGAGATGCTCACCCCGGCCAACATCAACGTAAAAGCGTTTCAGGAGTTGGTGCTTTACTATATGCGCGAAAGATTTGACGAAAATAATCTGGAGATCCGCTACCTCATTGCCACCAACATCAACGAATGGTTCGTTTTTGATGCCAACCTTTTCGAGAAGTGTTTTGCACAAAACAAAGATTTCGTAAAGCAATTCAACGATTTTACCGCTGGCCGCCTTGCCGGGAAAACTACCGATTTTTTCTATACAGAAATAGCAAAGCCTTTTATCGAGCGCCTTGCCTGCGAAATAGAATACACCTGGTTCGACATTCGGGAGTACGAAGAACCCTTGCGCAACTCCGACCCCGCCGACGACAACAAACTCATCGCGCTCTACAAACTGCTTTCGCCCGAGCACCTGCTGAAGCTCCCTTTCGCCAACGACAGCAACACGCTCGACAAACGTTTTTACGGCGAGATGCTCCACATCATCGGGCTAACCGAAACCAAAGAGGGCAGCAAAAAGATCATCGAACGGAGCCGGGAGGGACAGCGCAACGCCGGCTCGCTGCTTGAAAACGCCATCATGGAAATCGACAGCCTCGACAAAATTATCCGTCTGGAAAAGCCCGCCCAGTTTGGCGCTACTATGCCCGAAAGGCTTTTCAACGTGGCGCTGGAGCTGTGCATCACGTGGATGAACCGCATCCTTTTCCTGAAACTCCTCGAGGCGCAGCTCATCACTTACCACCGGGGCGACAAGTCGTACAGCTTCCTGAATCTGGATAGAATCCAAAACTACGACGATCTCAACAGCCTTTTCTTCAAGGTGCTGGCAAGGAAGTTTGAAGATAGAAACAGCGCCATAAGCGCCGCATTCAGCAAAGTCCCCTACCTCAACAGCTCCCTTTTCGAACCCACCGAACTGGAGCACACCACGCTATTTATCAGCAACCTGGCCGACGACCGCCAACTGCCCATCTATGGCGCAACCGTGCTCAAAGACCAGCAGGGCAAACGCAGAACCGGTACGCTCTCCACGCTCGAATATCTGTTCGCGTTTTTGAGCGCCTACGACTTTGCCAGCGAAGGCTCCGAAGAGATTCAGGAGGACAACAAAACGCTCATCAACGCCTCCGTTCTCGGGCTTATTTTCGAAAAGATAAACGGCTACAAAGACGGCTCGTTCTTCACGCCCGGTTTCATCACCATGTACATGTGCCACGAAACCATACGCAGGGCGGTGGTGCAGAAATTCAACGAGGCCAAGGGCTGGAGCTGCCAAACGATTACCGAAGTTTACAACAGGATCGACAACACCGACGAGGCCAACCAGATTGTAAACAGCCTCAAAATTTGCGACCCGGCCGTTGGCTCCGGCCACTTCCTGGTTTCAGCGCTCAACGAGATCATCGCCGTAAAGAACGATTTGAAAATATTGCAAAACCGCGATGGCAAACGGCTCAAAGAGTACCATGTAGAAGTGGAAAACGACGAGCTGATTGTAACCGACGAGGAGGGCGTCATCTTTGAGTACAATCCCAAAAGCCCCGAGAGCCAGCGGGTGCAGGAAACGCTCTTCCACGAGAAACAAACCATCATCGAGAACTGCCTCTTCGGCGTGGACATAAATCCCAACTCCGTAAAAATATGCCGCCTGCGCCTGTGGATAGAACTGCTCAAAAACGCCTACTACAAAAACCCGACGGAGCTTGAAACCCTGCCCAACATCGACATCAACATAAAGTGCGGCAACTCGCTCATCAGCCGCTTTGCCATCGACGCCGACCTGGGGCAGGCGCTCAAAAAGAGCAAATGGACCATCGACAGCTACCGCCTGGCCGTGGCCACCTACCGAAACGCCGAAAACAAGGAACAGAAACGTGAGATGCGGCGGCTCATTGCCGACATCAAGAGCGACTTCCGCAGCGAGATAGCCCGCAACGACCCGAAGCTAAAACGGCTGCAAAAGATCAACGGCGAACTTTTTGGGCTCACCAACCAAACCACCCTTTTTGAGCAGAGCAAAAAGGAAAAGGAGGCGTGGAACAAAAAGGTAAACAAGCTGGCGGATGCGATAAAAAAGCTGGAAGCCGAAATAGAAGCAATCAAAAACAACAAAATCTACGAACACTCCTTCGAGTGGCGGTTTGAATTTCCGGAGGTGCTGAACGAGGCGGGGGATTTTACGGGGTTTGACGTGGTGATTGGCAATCCACCGTATGTGTTTGCAAGAGAAAATTTTGATGAGCAGTATAAGAAATATTATTACGAAAACTTTAAAGGCATTGACTATCAGATAAATCTTTATGTGCTTTTTGTAGAACTCACTTTAAACATTCTTCAATTTAAAGGACATTATAGTTTGATTGTTCCAAATTCACTTCTAATGGTTGGTTCAACATCAAAAATCAGAAAACTGATTTTTGAAAAAGGTTGTATTGCTGAAATTGTCAACTTTTTAGGTGAGTCATTTGAGGGAGTTAGCGTTGAAACTGTTGCGTTTTTTGGAGCAAAAGGAATTACAGAAGAGAACATTAATGTGTCTATTGGAGAACAAGGTCAGATTAAATTTTCTCATCATAAGAAAACGAATACAGTTTTGAAATCCCCTGATTTAACTTTAAACGTTTTTTCAAATGACAGTGCTGACGAACTACTCTTGAAAATTAAAACGAATACAAATATTCTTGACAACTTGGTTGAAATTAAAGCAGGGTTGCAAGCCTATGAAGTAGGAAAAGGGAATCCGAAACAAACAAGAGATGATGTAACAAACAGAATTTACGATTTCGATTACAAAGTTGATGAAAAAACATTTCCATACATAGAGGGAAAAGATGTTCAAAGGTATTATCAAGGGGAACATTCTTCATTCTTAAGATATGGAGATAATCTTGCCGCTTCCAGAAATTTCGAGATTTTTAGTAGCCCTAAAATAATTATAAGAGAGATTACAAGTCAGCACCCACATTCCATCATTTCTTGCTATTCAGAAGATATTGTCTTGTTCAATAGAAGCAATATTGCCATTAATCGAAAGGTAAACTCGAGCATAGAATTAAAGTATATTCTAGCCTTAATCAACTCTACTTTAATGTCATACTATTTTCAAATAAACACAGCCAAGGCTGTTAGGAAATTATTTCCTAAAATAATTCTTACAGACCTAAGGCAGTTTCCAATTAAGGTTATTTCAAAAAAGGAACAAAGTCCAATTATTAACCTTGTAAATAGTATTCAAAATATCAAAAAGCAAAATCCTCAAGCAAGCACTTTTGACCTTGAAACCCAAATCGACCAATTGGTCTACCAACTGTATGATTTAACCGAAGAAGAGATAAAAATTGTGGAGGAGAGCGTATCATGAAAATGGGTCGGAAAAATTAAAAATCAAGACATGGCAAAATCACTGTAATAGATACAGAAATCACAATAATCCGGGTAGCGGAAAAGGATTACATCTCGCTTACCGACATGGCCAATGCAAAAGAGAGCGTAAGCCGGGCTGCCGACATTATCAAGAACTGGCTAAGAAATCGGTATACCCTTGAGTTTTTGGGTACCTGGGAGCAAATCAACAACCCAGAGTTTAAAGTGGTCGAATTCGACCACTTTAAATCCCAGGCTGGCCTACCAGGTTTTGTTTTGAGTGCTTCGGAATGGATAAATTAATAAACCAGCGTATCATGAAAATTGACCAAAAAAAATGTTTTGCATCTAACCTTGAGAAAGAAGACTATTGTGAGCAAAGGTTAAATTTGAAGTAACATAAAAAATATTTAAAAAAACAAGACATGGCAAAGCTTACTATTAAGGACACCGAGATAAACATCCTAAAAATCAATGAAACCGATTACATTTCATTAACTGATATGCTGAGAGCAAAAGACGGTAGTTTTTTTATTGCCGATTGGCTTAGAAACAGGAATACACTCGAGTATCTTGGGATTTGGGAAAACTTGTACAATCCTGAGTTTAATTATGGCGAATTCGCCACAATTAGAAATCAAGCCGGATTGAATAGTTTTAAAATCAGCGTTAAAGAGTTTGTGGAAAAAACAAAAGCTATTAGTTTACAGTCCAAAGCCGGCAGATATGGCGGCACTTATGCTCATAAGGATATTGCATTTGAATTTGGAATGTGGATAAGTCCCGAATTTAAAATCTATTTGGTTAGGGAATTTCAGCGGCTCAAAGAAGAAGAGCAAAAGCAACTGGGATGGAGCGCTAAACGGGAATTGGCGAAAATCAATTACCATATTCACACGGATGCTATTAAGCAAAACCTGCTGCCTGCCGAACTCACTGCACAACAAACATCGATAGTTTACGCCAGCGAAGCCGATGTGTTGAATATTGCACTTTTTGGAAAAACAGCCAAACAATGGCGCGATGCCAATCCTGAATTAAAAGGAAACCTCCGCGACTATTCGTCAATCAACGAGCTGATCTGCTTGTCGAATATGGAAAACATAAATGCGGTACTCATCAATGATGGAATCTCTCAAAAAGACCGATTAATCCGGCTCAACAAAATTGCAATTCAACAAATGAAAATTCTTGCAAGTGTGGGTAACAAGAAATTCTTGAAATAATAAACTAAACCAACATATCATGAAAATGGACAAAAAAAATGTTTTGCATCTAACCTTACGCAAGGAGCCTTTCGACGACATCAGGAGTGGCGAGAAAACCGCTGAATACCGCGAATACAAAAGCCACTGGATAAAGCGCCTGATGAATGATGATGGCAGTTTTAAAACCTACGACCTGATATTTTTCAAAAATGGCTACCAATCCGCCGCACCCCAAATGCTTGTTGAGTTTAAAGGAATCAAAATCATTAATGATTCGGATTGGGGAAAAATGTTTGAAATAAAACTGGGGAAAGTTGTGGGGGAAGAGAATATTCGTGGATGAGGGAAGGAGGTGGCAGGGAGTTGTTAATAAAAAAAGAAGGCGGAGATGGCTTCGCCAAACAAAATCCTGATTACTTTTGGTGA contains:
- a CDS encoding glycoside hydrolase family 130 protein codes for the protein MKKTLIKRYPNNPILTKDDIPYPVATVHNAGMAKHNDEYIMLFRSHNLNGRSIIGKAVSSDGFNFKVDSEPFLTPATEGVFKTYEAYGVEDPRIVFIDGEYLITYSAYSQHGVRIGLAKTKDFQSVERFSMITEADFRNVVIFPEKFNGLYARLDRPHSDISPWAIWISFSPDLRYWGDSELIMKPVQYHWDEMKIGPGATPIKTPRGWLNIYHGVYPTMSGSVYRLGVALHDLNNPAKIIAVGDEWILQPEETYEITGYVPNVVFSCGAIPEPDGTVKIYWGAADTVMCVGTANIEELVDHCLNSSRSAL
- a CDS encoding glycosyltransferase family 4 protein; the encoded protein is MKNAYIATYPPRQCGIGTFTRNLFNSMVASDIDEPHHKKSFIIAINDSEEELNYPEEVKLSIRQEFQEDYLVAAKYINMSGADCCILQHEFGVFGGKDGVYILPLLHQLDVPLIVTLHTVIQSPSFAQKEILQRICKMANRIVVMSYKAIEMLVEIYEVPREKIAYAEHGVPNFRYIQEEVKKEFKLEKKKVMLTFGFVGRNKGIETAIQALPKVVEKHPDVLYIVLGKTHPNVIRHSGEEYRLYLTQLIEDLKLEKNVVLLNKFATQEELFKYLYASDIYITPYLNEAQITSGTLAYAVGTGSAVVSTPYWHATELLSHGRGVLFDFGDTDELSNILIDLLDNPEKRLAIRKKALEHGRKITWPKIGSIYNDIVEKVVDEDIKIEKKEVIPFDISLLPAFSIEHVKRLTDDAGIIQHAKFGIPNLKEGYCLDDNSRALLMALMTYKVKKDTSALRLCPIYLSYIHYMQNPGGTFRNFMSFNRQFLDEVGSEDSFGRTIWAIGYMLDNSPNDSYYQIGRLIFDKATPVFDKLKSIRSIANTVTGVCHYLRSNMSDDVMIERLRKLTHVLVEHYEQNSHDNWNWFEQLLAYDNAILPLAMLHAAEILNEDAVRKVAFDSMHFLMDHTMRNGYLSVIGNEKWFKKDGERSVFAQQPIDAMGMVLMFRQAYNISNDKKYLSKLFKSFKWFLGENDLRMNLFNHETKGCFDGLESYGVNQNQGAESTLAYLISYLNVLKAQEDYYLKE
- a CDS encoding DEAD/DEAH box helicase; the protein is MDKLGIQELNQMQQDAHKAIRTHSEIVLLSPTGTGKTLGFLLPIIADLDPDCKEVQVLILVPSRELAIQIEQVTREMGSGFKTNAVYGGRVGSKDKIDLAHPPAILIGTPGRIADHMRRQTVSTKRIKTLVLDEFDKSLEVGFEKEMMEIVEALPAVEKKILTSATQNIEIPEFVGIKNAERLDYLHEAPKLLTIKTIISPSKDKLNTLVKLLAFVGDASGIVFCNFKETIQYVSDFLNENHIPHACFYGGLEQIDRERALIKFRNGTHRLLVATDLAARGIDVPEMDFIIHYQLPPKEREFIHRNGRTARMHSNGTAYVLKWENEDLPDFIKGSEEQEIKAIYAPVKSKWATLFVSGGKKDKISKGDIAGLFFKLGNLDKDELGTIELKQDCAFVAVPATKSAELIKQLNNSKLKKKKVRVSLLE
- a CDS encoding putative toxin-antitoxin system toxin component, PIN family; this encodes MRKLILDTNIIVSALISNSIPTKILYELVLTQKVKTCLSEEIFAEYVEVMNREKFTKYTNFKLKTDIVLNKLREISKFYKTDRKIEILTDTSDNKFLELAAVSSADYLITGNILDFHLTEFEYTRIMTPREYWDYFDPKK